A genomic stretch from Alosa sapidissima isolate fAloSap1 chromosome 3, fAloSap1.pri, whole genome shotgun sequence includes:
- the LOC121704588 gene encoding cysteine protease ATG4D-like: protein MNPVRPGDSPAQSHASLLSSPGSMGSAGARDDSGEPEDRVKIKSKLVSAWNSVKYGWTFKSKSRFNKRSPVVLLGQPYLLSYSGNREAFRRAFSSLFWLTYRKSFPQLAGSTLTSDCGWGCMLRSGQMLLAQGLVLHLLPQGWTWSASHHTTKDDLEVLPSQPFSSTSVAAVEAPRVRRKSLGCSLLEGGGSGSEATHRLVVSWFVDQPEQPFGLHQLVEMGKSLGKQAGDWYGPATAAHIIRKAVAASDLSDLVVYVAQDCTVFKGDIVRLCERPQPEGPRGRGGPWRSLILMVPVRLGGDALNPAYTESVKRLLRLECCIGIIGGRPKHSLYFVGFQDEQLVYLDPHYSQSTVDISQEDFPLESFHCKAARKMAFSRMDPSCAVGFYARGQQDFETLCVLVSAALNAEKDKYPMFTFVEGQRVEEGDDGQSEKSFFSDVCIFSQRKSSSTSQSSSTDEFVLL from the exons ATGAACCCTGTGAGGCCTGGTGACTCTCCTGCCCAGAGTCatgcctctcttctctcctctcccggcTCCATGGGCTCAGCGGGGGCCAGGGACGACTCGGGGGAGCCAGAGGACCGGGTCAAGATCAAGAGCAAACTTGTGTCTGCCTGGAATAGTGTCAAATATG GCTGGACTTTTAAGTCAAAATCCCGCTTCAATAAGAGGTCGCCTGTGGTCCTTCTGGGACAGCCTTACTTGCTGAGCTACTCTG GAAACAGGGAGGCATTCCGCCGAGCCTTTTCCTCTCTGTTTTGGCTGACCTATCGTAAAAGCTTCCCTCAGCTGGCTGGCTCCACACTGACCAGTGACTGTGGCTGGGGCTGCATGCTGCGCAGTGGACAGATGCTACTGGCCCAGGGGCTCGTCCTTCACCTGCTCCCACAAG GATGGACTTGGTCTGCCTCACATCATACTACTAAAGATGACCTGGAGGTCTTGCCGTCCCAGCCTTTCTCTAGCACAAGCGTGGCCGCAGTAGAAGCCCCCAGAGTCCGGCGGAAAAGTCTGGGCTGCAGTCTGCTGGAGGGGGGCGGCAGTGGGAGCGAGGCGACCCACAGGCTTGTGGTGTCCTGGTTCGTTGACCAGCCAGAGCAGCCTTTTGGCCTGCACCAGCTGGTGGAGATGGGCAAGAGCTTGGGGAAGCAGGCCGGGGACTGGTACGGTCCTGCCACTGCCGCCCACATCATTCG GAAGGCAGTAGCAGCATCTGATTTATCTGATCTGGTGGTGTATGTGGCCCAGGACTGCACTG TGTTCAAAGGGGACATTGTGCGACTGTGCGAGCGGCCCCAGCCGGAAGGCCCCAGGGGCCGTGGGGGCCCGTGGAGGTCCCTCATCCTCATGGTGCCTGTTCGGCTCGGGGGCGACGCCCTCAACCCAGCCTACACAGAGTCTGTCAAA AGACTTCTCAGGTTAGAGTGTTGCATTGGAATCATCGGTGGCAGGCCCAAACACTCACTCTATTTTGTTGGCTTCCAAG ATGAGCAGCTGGTGTACTTAGACCCTCACTACAGCCAGTCCACAGTGGACATCAGCCAAGAAGACTTCCCGTTAGAG TCGTTTCACTGTAAGGCGGCTCGGAAGATGGCCTTCAGCCGCATGGACCCCAGCTGTGCTGTAGGCTTCTATGCCAGAGGCCAGCAGGACTTCGagacactgtgtgtgctggtcagTGCG GCACTAAACGCAGAGAAAGACAAATACCCGATGTTCACCTTTGTGGAAGGCCAACGGGTGGAAGAGGGGGACGATGGACAGAGTGAAAAGTCTTTTTTCTCTGATGTCTGTATCTTCAGCCAACGCAAGTCAAGCAGCACGAGCCAGTCAAGTAGCACCGATGA